The following are encoded in a window of Posidoniimonas polymericola genomic DNA:
- a CDS encoding DUF1559 family PulG-like putative transporter: protein METMKLRNRRHNAFTLVELLVVIAIIGVLVALLLPAVQSAREAARRTQCTNGLKQIGLAVQLHADTNSSLLPTGRAAPKRGVGNSDGDAGGEYSYSWAFTLLPYMEQQAQFDSFKPGVKVPDPLNAAAMRTPVAAFYCPSRRAPSADRDFDSAGNPPVPQAYRSLAAGGDYAGNVGAASRMESGVRVGDVTYGQYSYWTGQKSGPILSDSKLKLRTVVDGLSKTFAVGEKHIPSELISPFDNVPGSIDFNKGDTAFFAGNHPWAILRNAYSGFPASADDEEISKFGSDHAGQICLFVYLDGHVEPLTYNTPLSVLHALATIAGEEAVSEDGAIGGVTL from the coding sequence ATGGAAACGATGAAGCTAAGGAATCGTCGGCATAACGCATTCACGCTAGTCGAACTGCTGGTTGTCATCGCGATCATTGGCGTCTTGGTTGCCTTGCTCCTGCCCGCCGTCCAGTCCGCTCGCGAGGCGGCCAGGCGGACACAGTGCACCAACGGACTAAAGCAGATTGGCTTGGCAGTACAACTGCATGCCGACACCAACTCATCGCTCCTACCTACGGGACGGGCCGCTCCTAAGCGGGGGGTTGGCAACTCCGATGGTGACGCAGGCGGCGAGTATAGCTACTCATGGGCATTTACGCTCCTGCCCTACATGGAGCAGCAGGCCCAGTTCGACAGCTTCAAGCCGGGGGTGAAGGTGCCGGACCCGCTTAACGCGGCTGCCATGCGTACGCCCGTGGCGGCGTTCTATTGTCCAAGCCGACGCGCGCCGTCAGCGGACCGCGACTTCGATTCGGCCGGCAACCCGCCAGTGCCGCAGGCGTACCGCAGTCTGGCGGCGGGCGGTGACTACGCGGGCAATGTGGGCGCCGCTAGCCGCATGGAGAGCGGCGTCAGGGTCGGTGACGTCACCTACGGTCAGTACAGCTACTGGACCGGACAAAAGTCGGGCCCCATCCTTTCGGATAGCAAGCTTAAGCTACGAACGGTCGTCGATGGCTTGTCGAAGACTTTTGCTGTTGGAGAGAAGCACATTCCGAGCGAACTCATCAGCCCATTTGACAACGTGCCTGGATCGATCGACTTCAACAAGGGAGACACGGCGTTTTTCGCAGGGAATCACCCTTGGGCGATCCTACGCAACGCCTACAGCGGTTTCCCGGCGAGCGCCGACGACGAAGAAATCTCTAAGTTCGGTAGCGACCACGCCGGCCAGATCTGTTTGTTCGTGTACCTCGACGGGCACGTGGAGCCCCTTACCTACAACACGCCGCTCTCAGTGCTGCACGCCCTTGCGACGATCGCAGGCGAGGAGGCAGTCAGCGAAGACGGCGCCATCGGTGGCGTGACGCTCTAG